A single Sporomusaceae bacterium DNA region contains:
- the amaP gene encoding alkaline shock response membrane anchor protein AmaP — translation MGIFDRIILSIYTFLLAFLSLGVILISLRLVSLEQVRTSISLIYGQWEAGMVAAVFLLVSIRLLLAGLRSRGSGNTIIHHNEMGDIHISLKAVENLVEKAARHVRGVRGVKVVASHTSAGLGLRIKAVISPEGNIPTVTAEIQQRVSDYVKSTVGVDLADMHIFVENISNDFKSKHRVE, via the coding sequence ATGGGGATCTTCGACCGGATCATCCTTTCAATCTACACCTTCCTGCTCGCCTTCCTGTCGCTGGGCGTAATCCTCATCTCGCTCCGCCTCGTTTCTTTGGAGCAGGTGCGGACAAGCATCTCGCTTATTTACGGGCAATGGGAGGCCGGCATGGTTGCCGCCGTCTTCCTGCTGGTCAGTATCAGGCTGCTGCTGGCAGGGCTGCGTTCGCGGGGCAGCGGCAATACCATTATCCACCACAACGAGATGGGCGACATCCACATCTCGCTCAAAGCGGTGGAAAACCTCGTCGAAAAGGCCGCCCGTCACGTGCGCGGCGTCAGAGGCGTCAAGGTAGTGGCAAGCCATACCTCGGCCGGTCTGGGTCTTCGGATCAAGGCCGTCATCAGTCCCGAAGGCAACATCCCGACCGTCACCGCCGAAATCCAGCAGCGGGTGAGCGACTATGTAAAGAGCACCGTGGGCGTTGACCTGGCTGATATGCATATCTTCGTCGAAAACATTTCCAATGACTTCAAATCCAAGCATCGGGTGGAATAG
- a CDS encoding DUF2273 domain-containing protein, with protein sequence MDRKLIEEIWQHHSGKIVGVTIGFTLGVLIIIFGFFQTIFVLLCVITGYIVGKRIDEKEDIMDILDKLLPPGYHR encoded by the coding sequence GTGGACCGCAAGCTGATTGAGGAAATCTGGCAGCATCACAGCGGCAAGATCGTCGGCGTGACGATCGGCTTCACCCTCGGGGTACTTATCATCATTTTCGGCTTTTTCCAGACCATCTTCGTCCTGCTGTGCGTGATCACCGGCTACATAGTCGGCAAACGCATCGACGAAAAAGAAGATATCATGGACATTTTGGACAAGCTATTACCGCCGGGATACCACAGGTAA
- the nusB gene encoding transcription antitermination factor NusB, with translation MSRRKAREMALQTLYQLDFNATEPEQALTAAVEEAGEPDVKTKAYAWELVSGATANRAAIDEIIVGASAEWKLDRMASVDRNIARIAIYEMRFGSEPLTPNVIINEAVELAKTFGTEESSRFVNGILGSLVKNKGAT, from the coding sequence ATGAGCCGCAGGAAGGCCAGGGAAATGGCCCTGCAGACGCTATATCAACTTGATTTCAACGCCACCGAACCCGAACAGGCGCTCACAGCCGCCGTCGAAGAGGCCGGCGAACCGGACGTCAAAACCAAGGCTTACGCCTGGGAACTGGTCAGCGGGGCGACGGCCAACCGCGCCGCCATCGACGAGATAATTGTCGGCGCGTCGGCCGAATGGAAGCTCGACCGCATGGCCAGCGTCGACCGCAATATCGCCCGCATCGCCATCTACGAGATGCGGTTCGGCAGCGAGCCGCTTACCCCCAACGTAATCATCAACGAGGCGGTGGAACTCGCCAAGACTTTCGGCACGGAGGAATCCAGCCGGTTCGTCAACGGCATCCTCGGCTCGCTGGTCAAGAACAAGGGTGCGACATGA
- a CDS encoding O-sialoglycoprotein endopeptidase, with protein MKLVLGIDTSCYTTSVALMGVDGSLVADERRPLAVKPGGRGLAQSEMVYQHTRHLPELFAAAAANAGGPLAFAAVAASTQPRSLPESYMPAFLVGAGYARVIAVAQAVPFVSLSHQEGHILAGAWSAGGPAAARFLAVHASGGTTEIALVTREAAGLKVEALGGTSDIAAGQLIDRIGVALGLPFPAGPSLEELALAAQDIPATLPVAVRGLKLSFAGPETQALRLLAKGDTPAAVAAGVQNCVADSLLGLCEAAIAATGAGAILFVGGVLANTYIRARITATLGASGVSLHFPAARYSGDNAVGAACRALVR; from the coding sequence ATGAAACTCGTGCTCGGCATAGACACCAGCTGCTACACCACCTCGGTGGCCCTGATGGGCGTAGACGGCAGTCTGGTGGCCGACGAACGCCGCCCGCTGGCCGTCAAACCTGGGGGCAGGGGACTGGCGCAGTCGGAAATGGTTTATCAGCATACTCGGCACCTGCCGGAGCTTTTCGCCGCCGCCGCTGCCAACGCCGGCGGTCCGCTCGCTTTCGCGGCCGTCGCCGCATCCACCCAGCCCCGGTCGCTTCCGGAATCTTATATGCCGGCTTTCCTCGTAGGGGCAGGCTATGCCCGGGTCATCGCCGTGGCACAGGCCGTGCCTTTTGTTTCTCTGAGCCATCAGGAAGGACACATCCTCGCCGGCGCATGGTCGGCCGGCGGTCCCGCCGCTGCGCGGTTCCTCGCCGTCCACGCCTCGGGCGGCACCACCGAAATCGCTCTCGTTACGCGCGAAGCAGCCGGACTTAAGGTGGAAGCCCTCGGCGGCACGAGCGACATCGCCGCCGGGCAGCTTATCGACCGTATCGGCGTGGCTCTCGGCCTGCCATTTCCCGCCGGCCCCAGTCTGGAGGAACTCGCCCTCGCCGCCCAGGACATACCGGCCACCCTGCCGGTAGCAGTCAGAGGTCTGAAGCTTAGCTTCGCCGGTCCCGAGACCCAGGCGTTGCGCCTTCTTGCCAAAGGGGATACTCCCGCAGCCGTCGCAGCCGGGGTGCAAAACTGTGTCGCCGACTCGCTGCTCGGGCTTTGCGAGGCGGCGATTGCAGCCACCGGCGCCGGCGCCATCCTGTTTGTCGGCGGCGTACTGGCCAACACCTACATACGTGCCCGCATCACCGCGACCCTTGGCGCCTCAGGCGTCAGCCTTCACTTTCCCGCAGCCCGCTACAGCGGCGACAACGCCGTCGGCGCGGCCTGCCGCGCTCTTGTCCGCTAG
- the xseA gene encoding exodeoxyribonuclease VII large subunit — protein sequence MNILSVGAVTRYIKALFEQDGALADVMVRGEISNFKRHYSGHCYFTLKDSDATLRAVMFRGRAQLLRFEPKDGLKVIAGGQISIFERDGQYQLYVDQLIPEGVGELSLAFAQLKDKLTAEGLFDDSRKRPLPILPQAVGIITSPTGAAVRDVITVAKRRHPGISLVLVPVQVQGPEAPAQIVRALEILNRLRQTEVIIVGRGGGSIEELWAFNDESVVRAIAASKLPVVSAVGHQTDYTLADFAADRRAATPSQAAELVVPDVRELDKYVRTLRAMLETHTRALLTGRRRRLDMCLASRLFERPERLFADRRQTVDLLLQRLQQALKTIVTAKQHGLKVAAEKLAMLDPLAVLARGYSITRTPEGQVVRRAASVSPGQFLEVVLGQGRLDVQVIWAEEEYDSAQKGPRTGRMF from the coding sequence TTGAACATACTCAGCGTAGGGGCGGTCACCCGCTACATAAAGGCGCTCTTCGAACAGGACGGGGCCCTCGCGGACGTTATGGTGCGCGGCGAGATTTCCAACTTCAAGCGCCACTACTCCGGTCATTGTTACTTCACCCTCAAGGACAGCGACGCGACGCTGCGGGCGGTGATGTTCCGCGGCCGGGCCCAACTGCTCAGATTCGAGCCCAAGGACGGCCTCAAGGTTATCGCCGGCGGCCAGATTTCCATTTTCGAGCGGGATGGCCAATACCAGCTCTACGTCGATCAGCTTATCCCCGAGGGCGTCGGCGAGCTCAGCCTCGCTTTTGCCCAGCTAAAGGACAAGCTCACCGCCGAAGGGCTGTTCGACGACAGCCGCAAGCGGCCGCTGCCGATCCTGCCGCAGGCCGTCGGCATCATCACTTCGCCTACCGGGGCGGCGGTGCGGGACGTCATCACCGTGGCCAAGCGCCGTCATCCCGGCATCAGCCTTGTTCTCGTGCCGGTGCAGGTCCAGGGACCGGAGGCCCCTGCCCAGATCGTCCGGGCGCTAGAGATACTCAATCGCCTGCGCCAGACCGAGGTCATCATCGTCGGCCGCGGCGGCGGTAGTATCGAAGAACTTTGGGCCTTCAACGACGAGAGCGTGGTACGGGCGATCGCCGCCTCCAAACTGCCTGTTGTGTCGGCGGTTGGCCACCAGACCGATTACACCCTCGCCGATTTCGCCGCCGACCGGCGGGCGGCCACGCCTTCTCAGGCGGCCGAACTTGTCGTGCCCGATGTCCGCGAGTTGGACAAGTATGTGAGGACGCTGCGGGCCATGCTCGAGACTCACACCCGCGCCCTCCTTACCGGACGGCGCCGTCGCCTCGACATGTGCCTGGCCAGTAGGCTGTTCGAACGGCCGGAGCGTCTTTTCGCCGACCGGCGGCAGACGGTTGACCTCTTGCTCCAGCGTCTCCAGCAGGCGCTTAAGACGATAGTAACCGCCAAGCAGCACGGCCTCAAGGTGGCGGCGGAGAAGCTAGCGATGCTCGACCCGCTGGCAGTGTTGGCCCGCGGCTACAGCATCACCCGCACCCCCGAAGGACAGGTGGTGCGCCGGGCGGCTTCTGTCTCGCCCGGGCAGTTCCTGGAAGTGGTGCTCGGCCAAGGCCGGCTTGATGTACAAGTAATCTGGGCTGAGGAGGAATACGACAGTGCGCAAAAAGGCCCGCGAACAGGACGTATGTTTTGA
- the xseB gene encoding exodeoxyribonuclease VII small subunit produces MKELEKGELPLEDALGRFAEGVGLSQICLAKLGAAEQAVDKIIREEKGQLNEYPLKIQENEKC; encoded by the coding sequence GTGAAAGAATTGGAAAAAGGCGAACTACCGCTGGAGGACGCCCTGGGCAGGTTCGCCGAGGGGGTCGGCCTGTCGCAGATCTGCCTGGCCAAGCTCGGCGCCGCCGAACAGGCTGTCGACAAGATCATCCGCGAGGAAAAAGGGCAGCTCAACGAATACCCGCTCAAGATACAGGAGAACGAAAAATGCTGA
- a CDS encoding polyprenyl synthetase family protein: MLKEYCRSQVALIDRALDEMLPPAYPPVIYEAMRYSLFAGGKRLRPILLMAAADAAGGDGRQYLHVAGGLEMIHTYSLIHDDLPAMDDDDYRRGKLTNHKVFGDGMAILAGDGLLTAAFEVMLAQPGVTPATLVAVVREVAAAAGAAGMVGGQAVDLQSAGKAIDFDTLRYMHRAKTGALFKAAIRSGAILAGASAEKLAALTEYAEQFGLAFQITDDILDVTGDEAKIGKPVGSDEKNCKSTYVSLHSLAGAREMAAAAVSSALAALDGFGDEAAVLREFVNYLLTRDS; encoded by the coding sequence ATGCTGAAAGAGTACTGCCGCAGTCAGGTCGCGCTGATCGACCGGGCCCTGGACGAAATGCTCCCGCCGGCTTATCCGCCGGTAATATACGAGGCCATGCGCTACAGCCTGTTCGCCGGCGGCAAGCGGCTGCGCCCTATCCTGCTGATGGCGGCGGCCGACGCGGCCGGGGGCGACGGCCGGCAATACCTCCACGTGGCCGGCGGGCTTGAGATGATTCATACCTACTCGCTCATCCACGACGATCTGCCGGCGATGGACGACGACGACTACCGGCGGGGCAAACTCACCAACCATAAGGTGTTCGGCGACGGCATGGCCATCCTTGCCGGCGACGGCCTCCTGACGGCCGCCTTCGAAGTTATGCTCGCCCAGCCTGGCGTCACCCCGGCCACCCTTGTAGCCGTAGTGCGCGAAGTGGCTGCCGCCGCAGGTGCCGCCGGCATGGTCGGCGGGCAGGCGGTCGACCTGCAGTCGGCCGGCAAGGCAATCGACTTCGACACCCTCAGGTACATGCACCGGGCCAAGACCGGGGCGCTTTTCAAGGCCGCCATCCGCTCCGGCGCCATCCTGGCCGGCGCGTCCGCCGAAAAGCTGGCCGCGCTGACCGAATACGCCGAACAATTCGGTCTCGCTTTCCAGATAACCGACGACATCCTCGACGTCACCGGCGACGAGGCCAAGATCGGCAAACCGGTCGGCAGCGACGAAAAAAACTGCAAATCCACCTACGTCTCGCTCCATTCGCTGGCCGGCGCACGGGAGATGGCCGCAGCCGCCGTGTCATCGGCGCTCGCCGCCCTCGACGGCTTCGGCGACGAGGCCGCGGTGCTGCGGGAATTCGTCAACTATCTTCTCACCAGGGACAGTTAA
- a CDS encoding divergent PAP2 family protein, with amino-acid sequence MAELIAALGKNIVLMSALTAWFLAQVLKTLTSYWKHREFRAERLVGAGGMPSSHTSLVVGLASAVALHDGLSSPLFAVSAVLAGIVMYDAAGVRRAAGKQAKVINKLVREMRVEHTIKDTRLKELLGHTPLEVMAGALLGFLVAFLFHRFF; translated from the coding sequence ATGGCTGAACTGATCGCCGCGCTGGGGAAAAACATCGTTCTGATGTCGGCCCTTACCGCCTGGTTTTTAGCCCAGGTGCTCAAAACACTGACCTCCTACTGGAAGCACCGCGAATTCAGAGCCGAGCGGTTGGTCGGCGCCGGCGGAATGCCGAGCTCCCATACCTCCCTCGTCGTCGGGCTTGCATCGGCGGTGGCGCTGCACGACGGCCTCTCGTCGCCATTGTTCGCCGTCAGTGCCGTGTTGGCCGGCATCGTGATGTACGATGCCGCCGGGGTGCGCCGGGCAGCCGGCAAGCAGGCCAAGGTAATCAACAAGCTCGTCCGCGAGATGCGTGTCGAGCACACCATCAAAGACACCCGCCTGAAGGAACTATTGGGCCACACGCCGCTCGAAGTGATGGCCGGCGCGCTGCTCGGCTTTCTGGTAGCCTTCCTGTTCCACAGATTTTTCTGA
- the dxs gene encoding 1-deoxy-D-xylulose-5-phosphate synthase — protein MDGILDMISGPADLKRLTLPQMEKLAGEIRGLLIHTVAQTGGHLAPNLGVVELTLAIHQVFDSPRDRIIWDVGHQAYVHKILTGRRQRFDTLRQMGGISGFPKRDESEHDVFGTGHSSTSISAALGVALARDINKENYQVVAVIGDGSLTGGQAYEALNYAGHLERDLTVILNDNEMSIARNVGAMSGYLSKLRTDPTYYRMKHDAEYLLKRIPAIGERVAKTVERLKDGLKYLVVPGMLFEELGFTYIEPIDGHDLASLTDVLQKSKPMKGPVLIHVITCKGKGYAPAECNADKFHGVGPFCVESGEIIKNGCNPSYTAVFGDALASIAEDDPAVVAITAAMPEGTGLKKFAARFPGRFFDVGIAEPHAVTMAAGLAAEGKKPVVAIYSTFVQRAYDQMIHDVCLQKLPVVLAIDRAGIVGEDGPTHQGVFDYSYLRHIPNLTVMAPKDENELRHMLYTAIEMSGPVAIRYPRGSGLGVETTEPFRKLELGRAEELRPGKDVALLAAGVMAAPCLAASDLLARHGIRAGVVNARFVKPLDEQLIRRLARDVGVIVTVEDNLLAGGFGSAVLEYINAENLNWVKVFRIGLPDKFIEHGSRPQLLAKYGLTGEGIAAVVAQYMQRFGVR, from the coding sequence TTGGACGGGATACTTGACATGATTAGCGGGCCCGCAGATCTTAAAAGGCTTACGCTGCCGCAAATGGAAAAGCTCGCTGGAGAAATCCGCGGGCTTCTTATACATACAGTCGCTCAGACCGGCGGACATTTGGCGCCCAACCTCGGCGTCGTCGAACTCACCCTCGCCATCCATCAGGTCTTCGACAGTCCGCGGGACAGGATCATCTGGGATGTCGGCCATCAGGCCTATGTCCACAAAATCCTCACCGGCCGGCGGCAGCGCTTCGACACCCTTCGCCAGATGGGCGGCATCAGCGGCTTCCCCAAAAGAGACGAGAGCGAACACGACGTCTTCGGCACCGGCCATTCGTCCACCTCGATTTCCGCCGCTCTCGGCGTGGCGCTCGCCAGGGACATCAACAAGGAAAACTACCAGGTGGTTGCGGTCATCGGCGACGGCTCGCTCACCGGCGGCCAGGCTTACGAGGCTCTCAACTACGCCGGCCATCTGGAACGGGATCTCACCGTAATCCTCAACGACAACGAAATGTCCATCGCCCGCAACGTCGGCGCGATGTCCGGCTATCTGTCCAAACTGCGCACCGACCCGACCTATTATCGCATGAAGCACGACGCCGAATATCTTCTCAAGCGCATCCCCGCCATCGGCGAACGGGTCGCCAAAACAGTGGAGAGGCTTAAAGACGGCCTCAAATACCTGGTCGTGCCCGGAATGCTCTTCGAGGAACTCGGTTTCACCTACATCGAACCCATCGACGGTCACGACCTCGCCTCCCTGACCGACGTGCTGCAGAAGAGCAAGCCCATGAAGGGTCCGGTGCTTATCCATGTCATAACCTGCAAGGGCAAAGGCTACGCCCCCGCCGAGTGCAACGCCGACAAGTTCCACGGCGTCGGCCCCTTCTGCGTCGAATCGGGGGAAATCATCAAGAACGGCTGTAACCCCTCTTACACCGCCGTCTTCGGCGACGCCCTGGCGTCGATCGCCGAAGACGACCCGGCCGTCGTCGCCATCACCGCCGCCATGCCCGAAGGCACAGGCTTGAAAAAATTCGCCGCCCGCTTCCCCGGCCGCTTCTTCGATGTCGGCATCGCCGAGCCTCACGCCGTCACCATGGCCGCCGGCCTGGCCGCCGAAGGCAAAAAGCCGGTCGTGGCCATCTACTCCACCTTTGTGCAGCGCGCTTACGACCAGATGATCCATGACGTCTGTCTGCAGAAACTGCCGGTCGTGCTGGCTATCGACCGCGCCGGCATCGTCGGCGAAGACGGCCCGACCCATCAGGGCGTTTTCGACTACTCCTACCTTCGCCACATCCCCAACCTCACCGTCATGGCCCCCAAGGATGAAAACGAACTGCGCCACATGCTCTACACCGCCATTGAGATGTCCGGACCGGTCGCTATCCGCTACCCGCGCGGCAGCGGCCTCGGCGTCGAAACCACCGAACCGTTCCGCAAACTCGAACTCGGCCGGGCCGAAGAACTCCGCCCCGGCAAAGACGTCGCCCTGCTTGCGGCCGGCGTTATGGCCGCGCCGTGCCTGGCGGCCAGCGACCTGCTTGCCCGCCACGGCATCAGGGCCGGCGTCGTCAACGCCCGCTTCGTCAAGCCCCTCGACGAGCAGCTTATCCGCCGCCTCGCGCGCGATGTCGGCGTCATCGTGACCGTCGAAGACAACCTTCTCGCCGGCGGCTTCGGCTCCGCCGTCCTCGAATACATCAACGCGGAAAACCTCAACTGGGTCAAAGTCTTCCGCATCGGTCTGCCGGACAAATTCATCGAGCACGGCTCGCGCCCCCAGCTCCTCGCCAAATACGGCCTTACCGGCGAAGGCATCGCCGCGGTCGTCGCCCAGTACATGCAGCGGTTCGGGGTGCGGTGA
- a CDS encoding TlyA family RNA methyltransferase, which yields MAKERLDTLVVQKGLAASRERAKAMIMAGQVYVDGQKSDKAGTLVPETAAVTVSGRDLGYVSRGGLKLAKALEVFGIDLAGKIVADIGASTGGFTDCSLQNGAVKVYAIDVGYGQLAWSLRTDPRVVNMERTNIRDVTPADIGEPISFATVDVAFISLDKVLPVVRTLLAPGGEAVTLVKPQFEAGREKVGKRGVVKDAAVHREVLLRIVAVARELGFIPVGIAYSPVKGPEGNIEYLLYLKTAAESAGISDDAVDTTVAEAHAALRG from the coding sequence ATGGCCAAGGAACGCCTCGACACCCTTGTCGTGCAGAAAGGGTTGGCGGCCAGCCGGGAACGGGCCAAGGCCATGATAATGGCCGGGCAGGTCTATGTCGACGGCCAGAAAAGCGACAAAGCGGGCACGCTCGTGCCGGAAACGGCGGCCGTGACCGTCAGCGGCCGCGACCTCGGCTACGTAAGCCGCGGCGGGCTGAAGCTGGCCAAAGCGCTCGAGGTATTCGGCATCGACCTCGCCGGCAAAATCGTGGCCGACATCGGGGCCTCCACCGGCGGCTTCACCGACTGCTCCCTCCAGAACGGGGCGGTCAAAGTATACGCCATCGACGTCGGCTACGGCCAGCTCGCCTGGTCGCTCAGGACCGACCCGCGGGTCGTCAACATGGAACGCACCAACATCCGCGATGTGACACCCGCCGATATCGGCGAGCCAATATCGTTCGCCACCGTCGACGTCGCCTTCATCTCGCTCGACAAAGTGCTGCCGGTCGTCAGGACGCTGCTCGCGCCGGGGGGCGAGGCGGTAACGCTCGTCAAGCCGCAGTTCGAGGCCGGGCGGGAAAAGGTCGGCAAACGCGGCGTCGTAAAGGATGCCGCCGTCCATCGCGAAGTGCTCCTGCGCATCGTCGCCGTCGCCCGCGAACTTGGCTTTATCCCCGTCGGGATTGCCTACTCCCCGGTTAAGGGCCCGGAAGGCAACATCGAATACCTCTTGTACTTGAAAACTGCCGCCGAAAGCGCGGGGATAAGCGATGACGCCGTCGACACGACGGTGGCTGAGGCCCACGCCGCCTTACGCGGATGA
- a CDS encoding NAD(+)/NADH kinase — protein MLTVGIFPNTNKESVSTVLGWLIQHFKESNIRILLPTDAAQEMNYPDLGCRREELKEQINLAIALGGDGTLISAAREVAPAGVPVCGVNMGQLGFLTEVELPDLGPAIDRLIRGDYFVEERLMLDAIVRRGGQDLFISSAINDIVVTKGGFSRLIRLKLYIDGALIARYPADGLIVATSTGSTGYSLSAGGPVVNPNLKVILLTPICPHSLHARSLVVSEKEEIKITMQATHDDIVMTADGQTVFGLRPDDIVIVRRAPYRAKFIRLSGQSYSQTLRTKLWRDDDNDNC, from the coding sequence GTGCTAACTGTCGGCATATTCCCGAACACCAACAAAGAAAGCGTCAGCACCGTTCTCGGCTGGCTTATCCAGCACTTCAAGGAGAGCAACATCCGCATCCTTCTGCCCACAGACGCGGCCCAGGAAATGAACTACCCCGACCTTGGCTGCCGGCGGGAGGAGCTTAAGGAACAGATCAACCTCGCCATCGCCCTGGGAGGCGACGGCACGCTCATCAGCGCCGCCCGCGAGGTTGCCCCTGCCGGCGTCCCGGTCTGCGGCGTCAACATGGGCCAGTTGGGTTTCCTCACCGAAGTCGAACTGCCGGACCTCGGCCCGGCAATCGACCGCCTCATCCGCGGCGACTACTTCGTCGAAGAGCGCCTGATGCTCGATGCCATCGTTCGGCGCGGCGGCCAGGATCTCTTCATCTCGTCGGCCATCAACGACATCGTCGTCACCAAAGGGGGCTTCTCGCGCCTCATCAGGCTGAAGCTCTACATCGACGGCGCCCTCATCGCCCGTTACCCGGCCGACGGCCTTATCGTAGCCACCTCCACAGGGTCGACCGGCTATTCCCTGTCGGCCGGCGGGCCGGTGGTCAACCCCAACCTCAAAGTCATCCTCCTTACGCCTATTTGCCCTCATTCTCTGCATGCCCGCTCCCTGGTGGTATCGGAAAAGGAAGAAATCAAGATAACAATGCAGGCGACTCACGACGACATCGTCATGACCGCCGACGGCCAGACAGTCTTCGGTCTCAGGCCCGACGACATCGTCATCGTCAGGCGCGCCCCCTACCGGGCCAAATTCATCCGCCTCAGCGGCCAGAGCTACTCGCAGACGCTGCGCACCAAACTCTGGCGGGATGACGACAATGACAATTGCTAA
- a CDS encoding class I SAM-dependent methyltransferase: MTIANALTMARHLLQDRLATARTVVDATAGNGHDTLFLAANSPADALVWAFDLQPEALEATGRRLAEHGLAGKCRLLCACHSRVAEHVDGPIDVAMFNLGYRPGGDHCFTTGVETTVAALGAITRLLAPGGIVTIVAYPGHDAGEKENTAVAEFLATLPQADFTAAAWRMLNQRNRPPILYIIGKTGSETA, encoded by the coding sequence ATGACAATTGCTAATGCGCTCACCATGGCCAGGCATCTGCTGCAAGACAGGCTGGCCACCGCCAGGACGGTGGTGGACGCCACCGCCGGCAACGGGCATGACACCCTTTTCCTGGCCGCCAATAGTCCTGCCGATGCGCTCGTCTGGGCCTTCGACCTCCAGCCGGAAGCGCTGGAAGCCACCGGCCGGCGCCTGGCCGAGCACGGCCTGGCCGGCAAATGCCGCCTGCTATGCGCTTGCCACAGCCGCGTCGCCGAACATGTGGACGGGCCGATAGACGTTGCCATGTTCAACCTCGGCTATCGCCCTGGCGGCGACCACTGCTTCACCACCGGCGTCGAAACCACCGTCGCCGCCCTCGGGGCGATAACGCGCCTCCTGGCCCCTGGCGGCATCGTCACCATCGTCGCTTATCCCGGCCACGACGCCGGCGAAAAAGAAAATACCGCCGTCGCCGAATTCCTCGCCACGCTTCCCCAGGCAGACTTCACGGCCGCCGCCTGGAGGATGCTCAACCAGAGGAACAGGCCGCCCATCCTATATATAATCGGGAAGACAGGAAGTGAAACGGCATGA
- the argR gene encoding arginine repressor, whose translation MKASRHARIKEIIENQTVETQEDLAEALRKKGIEVTQATVSRDIKELMLIKIPTGDGRYSYAFPPEQNLIFSQSRLERAFQDSVVGMDHSLNIIVIKTVPGLAQAVAYAVDSTRWPEIIGTVGGDDTVFLVVKPPEATAGVLARFRALL comes from the coding sequence ATGAAGGCTTCGCGTCACGCGCGCATAAAAGAGATCATCGAGAACCAGACGGTGGAAACACAGGAAGACCTGGCGGAAGCGCTGCGGAAGAAGGGCATCGAAGTGACCCAGGCCACCGTATCCCGCGACATCAAGGAACTGATGCTCATCAAGATTCCCACCGGCGACGGCCGCTACAGCTACGCCTTCCCTCCCGAGCAAAACCTTATCTTCTCCCAATCCCGGCTCGAGCGCGCCTTTCAGGACTCGGTCGTCGGCATGGACCACAGCCTGAACATCATCGTCATCAAAACGGTGCCAGGCCTCGCCCAGGCAGTCGCCTACGCGGTCGACAGCACCCGCTGGCCGGAAATCATCGGCACGGTAGGCGGCGACGACACCGTATTCCTCGTCGTGAAGCCCCCGGAAGCGACCGCCGGCGTTCTGGCAAGGTTCCGGGCCCTGCTCTAA